From the Leptospira biflexa serovar Patoc strain 'Patoc 1 (Paris)' genome, one window contains:
- a CDS encoding 7TM diverse intracellular signaling domain-containing protein — MGEEELSEKRFRLFYASVSVKENWDQRNLTLLDWKKLDAPLQLGFYTEPILFRVEWLDKEIPDELYLENQVAYFDSIELVQWTGSGRKWTTEGDLVPKRKHLFPNHPFPIFSIDTKSLKDHPTFYLEAKTVSNFLFAPKLLTKDGILQSVMETRDHFLVFFSVLLIVFILNLSIYFNTRNTSFLYYCFYILCSGFYQISYTGYGKIYLWSDWIRWNDRSLVFFGSIALWSVILFSNSFLLLSKRMPKLNRVMIVFSVLVVSNAILSLFWKHIIFDQTIHFLAIFVSFTLMGAGIYVFFQKYQMAKYYIVAWFCLLLAIISFNLYAFNILPDHFILRNAIQYGNFFEIILFQFALFARIQETKEVPIFFATVSKPRLSEQRIANLNSDQILKDIDSALVTEKLYLDEDLNLQNVASKFRLRTDQLSAIINQKQGINFNQWINGYRIREACQLMEKDPEKNILTIAFAVGFNSKSAFNDAFKRVMGETPTEYRKRFLQLV; from the coding sequence ATGGGGGAGGAGGAGCTTTCCGAAAAACGGTTTCGATTGTTTTACGCATCAGTTTCAGTGAAGGAAAACTGGGACCAAAGAAACCTAACTCTATTGGACTGGAAAAAATTAGATGCTCCTTTACAACTGGGTTTTTATACAGAGCCAATCCTTTTTCGAGTCGAATGGTTGGACAAAGAAATTCCAGACGAATTGTATTTGGAAAATCAAGTTGCTTACTTCGATTCGATTGAACTTGTGCAGTGGACAGGATCTGGTCGCAAATGGACTACCGAAGGTGATTTAGTTCCTAAGAGAAAACATTTATTTCCAAATCATCCTTTTCCTATCTTCTCCATTGATACGAAATCATTAAAAGACCATCCCACGTTTTATTTAGAAGCAAAGACAGTTTCGAATTTTTTATTCGCGCCAAAACTTTTGACAAAGGATGGAATCTTACAATCAGTAATGGAAACGCGAGATCATTTTTTAGTTTTCTTTAGTGTGTTACTCATTGTGTTTATTTTGAATCTCAGTATTTATTTTAATACTCGGAACACTAGTTTTTTGTATTATTGTTTTTATATTTTGTGTTCTGGTTTTTACCAAATCAGTTATACAGGATATGGAAAAATTTATCTTTGGTCCGATTGGATTCGTTGGAATGACCGTAGTCTTGTGTTTTTTGGATCGATTGCCTTGTGGAGTGTGATCCTTTTTTCGAATTCATTTTTGTTACTTTCCAAACGAATGCCAAAATTGAATCGAGTGATGATTGTCTTTTCGGTTTTGGTTGTTTCCAATGCCATCCTAAGTCTTTTTTGGAAACACATTATCTTTGACCAAACCATTCATTTTTTAGCGATTTTTGTCTCTTTTACGCTCATGGGTGCAGGTATTTATGTTTTTTTCCAAAAATACCAAATGGCAAAATACTATATCGTCGCATGGTTTTGTTTGCTTCTTGCCATCATCTCTTTCAATTTGTATGCGTTTAACATTTTACCAGATCATTTTATTTTACGAAATGCCATTCAATACGGAAACTTTTTTGAAATTATCTTATTCCAGTTTGCACTTTTTGCAAGGATTCAGGAAACAAAAGAAGTTCCAATCTTTTTTGCCACTGTTTCGAAACCGCGACTCTCAGAACAAAGGATAGCAAATTTAAACTCAGATCAAATTTTAAAGGACATTGATTCTGCCTTAGTTACTGAAAAATTATATTTGGATGAAGATTTAAATCTACAAAATGTTGCTTCAAAATTCCGATTGAGGACGGATCAGTTGTCTGCCATCATCAATCAAAAACAGGGCATCAATTTTAACCAGTGGATCAATGGGTATCGAATTCGGGAAGCCTGTCAGTTGATGGAAAAAGATCCTGAAAAAAATATACTCACCATTGCCTTTGCCGTTGGGTTTAATTCCAAGTCAGCCTTTAATGATGCCTTCAAACGAGTGATGGGAGAAACTCCAACGGAATACAGAAAACGATTTTTACAATTGGTTTGA
- a CDS encoding adenylate/guanylate cyclase domain-containing protein, with the protein MKHSLVDEILIAREMKNEKTVALVRFALFSITSIMDFVSYLGWISYTIVTPSLITVGLDLTFLVFASIVLIFVNFLPYKPYLKFFTIAFDYFIIGLMMFLDPTIIKANGLIYFIAMTSAIFIFQLNLLRHSKTGTIYGAILAFIYFMVVSVGLGDGYPFDLIPMIFGLGMLLAIGYVTTVSNIEMVKEANTKQMMERFLPSQLVGEFYKNKVQLEPGGENKEVTILFSDIRAFTKFSEQRSAEEVVTFLNDYLSRMTDVIFKFNGTIDKFIGDAIMTIFGAPFKRDDDALRAVKTAVAMMREIESLNQKQKCPEDKIHVGIGIHTGEAIVGNIGSERRLDYTVIGDNVNLASRIEGLTKHYNCPILISEVTYKQVVGKYSTEDGFEIREIDQVIVKGKSKPITVCEVVCL; encoded by the coding sequence ATGAAACATTCGTTAGTTGATGAAATCCTAATCGCAAGGGAGATGAAAAATGAAAAAACTGTAGCGCTTGTCCGATTTGCATTATTTTCAATTACCTCCATAATGGATTTTGTATCGTATCTTGGATGGATCAGTTATACAATTGTCACACCAAGTTTGATCACAGTTGGACTTGATTTGACGTTTCTCGTTTTTGCCAGTATCGTATTAATTTTTGTAAATTTTTTACCTTATAAACCATATTTAAAATTTTTCACAATTGCATTCGATTATTTCATCATAGGGCTTATGATGTTTTTAGATCCAACGATCATCAAAGCAAATGGTCTGATTTACTTTATCGCAATGACAAGCGCCATTTTTATTTTCCAACTCAATTTATTAAGGCATTCTAAAACGGGAACCATATACGGCGCAATCCTAGCTTTTATATATTTTATGGTAGTTTCAGTTGGTTTAGGTGATGGATATCCCTTTGATTTGATTCCCATGATTTTTGGTTTGGGAATGTTGTTAGCCATTGGTTATGTGACTACCGTATCGAATATTGAAATGGTAAAAGAAGCCAATACAAAACAAATGATGGAAAGATTCCTTCCTTCACAGTTAGTAGGTGAGTTCTATAAAAACAAAGTACAACTAGAACCTGGAGGCGAAAACAAAGAAGTCACTATTCTTTTTTCAGATATCCGTGCATTTACAAAATTTTCAGAACAAAGGTCAGCTGAAGAAGTTGTTACATTTTTAAATGACTATTTGTCTCGCATGACTGATGTGATCTTCAAATTCAACGGTACGATAGATAAATTTATCGGTGATGCGATCATGACTATATTTGGTGCTCCATTCAAAAGAGATGACGATGCTCTCCGCGCCGTTAAAACTGCAGTTGCCATGATGCGTGAAATAGAATCGTTAAATCAGAAACAAAAATGTCCTGAAGACAAAATACATGTAGGAATCGGAATCCATACAGGAGAAGCAATTGTTGGCAATATTGGATCGGAACGAAGGTTGGATTATACTGTCATTGGTGACAATGTAAACTTAGCCTCAAGGATCGAAGGGTTAACAAAACATTATAATTGCCCAATCTTAATTTCTGAAGTGACTTACAAACAAGTAGTCGGCAAATATTCAACCGAAGATGGTTTTGAAATCAGAGAAATTGACCAAGTCATTGTCAAAGGAAAATCGAAACCAATCACAGTGTGTGAAGTAGTTTGTTTGTGA